Proteins found in one SAR202 cluster bacterium genomic segment:
- a CDS encoding hydantoinase/oxoprolinase family protein codes for MAAKISKKQGYRIGVDVGGTFTDVVLMGPGGSIKVKKVSSTPGRYEEAIVEGVGEILREAGVSAGEVQEVCHSTTAATNAVLERKGAKAGLLTTRGFRDVLELRRLRVPTLYDLHYTPPEPLVPRYLRLEVEERVTAQGEVLTPLDEGSLRDALAVLLREGVESVAVCLLNSYINPVHERAIGDYIRQNHPNLFVSLSCDIVSGIREYERTSTAVANAYLMPIMNTYLNSLRKKLTGIGIKAPISVMQSSGGMMTSNMAGQAPVFSLESGPVAGVSGALHLSKKMGLPDLLCFDMGGTTTKAAVIEKGEPHKASEYEIGAPISRGSRLIKGGGYLLMVRAIDVAEVGAGGGSIISLDSAGSFHVGPRSAGAQPGPIAYDRGGVDPTTSDANALLGYLNPEYLLGGALKMNLEKAARIFEERIAKPLGLPLLEAAYGVHTVANAAMARAMRAVTTERGRDVRSFTMVAFGGSGPVHAAGLARLLGVRRVIVPASPGLFSSLGLLAANPEYEFVRGLMMRTSPVNGRSLEQSFKELEASAVGILQQEGYAPRDLAFSRYADLHYAGQVHELTVPVPSTGEMKDLEEVFGEEHLRTYGYRADKEAMEITNIRVMGRQTRSPASQTDLTAIGPSLYSGRVHRASRKAYFGRDVGLVEVPVVSRGSLTSGATKGPMIIEEYDTTIVAPPGCSARRDGAWNVILEWEE; via the coding sequence ATGGCTGCGAAAATCAGTAAGAAGCAAGGCTATCGAATCGGAGTGGACGTGGGCGGCACGTTTACCGACGTGGTGCTTATGGGCCCCGGAGGGTCGATTAAGGTCAAGAAGGTGTCATCGACGCCGGGACGGTACGAGGAGGCGATTGTCGAAGGGGTGGGGGAGATTTTGAGGGAGGCTGGAGTATCGGCGGGGGAGGTGCAGGAGGTGTGCCACAGTACTACTGCCGCTACCAACGCCGTGCTGGAGCGGAAGGGGGCAAAGGCGGGACTGCTGACCACCAGGGGCTTTCGCGACGTGCTGGAGCTGCGCCGCCTTAGGGTACCCACCCTCTACGACCTGCACTACACGCCACCGGAGCCGCTGGTGCCTCGATACCTGCGGCTGGAGGTGGAGGAGCGGGTCACGGCCCAGGGCGAGGTGCTGACGCCGCTGGACGAGGGGAGCCTTCGTGACGCGCTGGCAGTGCTGCTGAGGGAGGGTGTGGAGTCGGTGGCGGTGTGCCTGCTGAACTCGTATATCAACCCGGTGCATGAGCGGGCCATCGGCGATTACATACGGCAGAACCACCCCAATCTTTTCGTCAGCTTGTCGTGCGACATCGTATCGGGGATACGTGAGTACGAGCGGACTAGCACCGCCGTCGCCAACGCGTATTTGATGCCGATTATGAACACGTACTTGAACTCGCTGCGGAAGAAGCTGACGGGCATCGGCATCAAGGCGCCGATATCGGTGATGCAGTCTAGCGGCGGGATGATGACGTCCAACATGGCGGGGCAGGCGCCGGTGTTCTCGCTGGAGTCGGGGCCGGTGGCGGGAGTGTCGGGAGCGCTGCACCTGTCGAAGAAGATGGGGCTGCCGGACCTGCTGTGCTTCGACATGGGCGGCACTACAACCAAGGCGGCGGTCATTGAGAAGGGAGAGCCGCACAAGGCCAGCGAGTACGAAATCGGCGCGCCGATATCCAGGGGCAGCCGACTTATCAAGGGCGGCGGGTATCTGCTGATGGTGCGGGCGATAGACGTGGCGGAGGTGGGCGCGGGCGGCGGCAGCATCATATCACTGGACAGTGCAGGGTCTTTCCATGTGGGGCCTCGAAGCGCGGGGGCGCAGCCGGGGCCTATCGCGTACGACCGGGGCGGCGTCGACCCCACCACCAGCGACGCCAACGCGCTGCTGGGGTATTTGAATCCGGAGTACCTGCTGGGCGGCGCCTTGAAGATGAATTTGGAGAAAGCGGCGCGAATATTTGAAGAGCGAATCGCCAAGCCGCTGGGGCTGCCGCTGCTGGAAGCGGCCTACGGCGTACATACCGTCGCCAATGCGGCTATGGCGCGGGCTATGCGGGCGGTGACGACGGAGCGGGGGCGAGACGTGCGTAGCTTTACCATGGTGGCCTTCGGGGGCAGCGGGCCGGTGCACGCCGCGGGGCTGGCGAGACTGCTGGGCGTGCGGCGGGTCATTGTACCGGCGTCGCCGGGGCTGTTCAGCAGCCTGGGGCTGCTGGCGGCCAACCCGGAGTACGAGTTTGTTCGAGGGCTGATGATGCGCACCAGCCCGGTCAACGGTCGGAGCCTGGAGCAGAGCTTTAAAGAATTAGAGGCCAGCGCCGTTGGGATATTGCAGCAGGAAGGGTACGCGCCGAGAGACCTAGCGTTTAGCCGATATGCCGACCTGCACTATGCGGGGCAGGTGCATGAGCTGACGGTGCCGGTGCCATCGACGGGGGAGATGAAGGACCTGGAGGAGGTGTTTGGGGAGGAGCATTTGAGGACGTATGGGTATCGCGCGGACAAAGAGGCGATGGAGATAACCAACATACGGGTTATGGGGCGGCAGACGCGGTCGCCGGCGTCGCAGACGGATTTGACGGCCATCGGCCCGTCGCTGTACTCGGGCCGGGTCCATCGCGCGAGCCGCAAGGCGTATTTTGGGCGGGATGTGGGGCTGGTGG
- a CDS encoding type II toxin-antitoxin system HicB family antitoxin → MNLKVILEPSPEGGFTVCVPSLPGCISEGNTKEEALSNIKEAIELYLEPA, encoded by the coding sequence ATGAACCTTAAAGTTATACTCGAGCCAAGCCCCGAAGGCGGATTCACCGTTTGCGTGCCATCTTTGCCCGGTTGTATCTCAGAAGGAAACACCAAAGAAGAAGCCCTCTCCAACATCAAAGAAGCCATAGAACTCTACCTCGAACCCGCCTAA
- a CDS encoding GNAT family N-acetyltransferase, which yields MPPPLQIPLSPNLLLRPWQRGDEPSLVKYGNNRKIWINLRDSFPHPYTMRDAREWVGLARLQKPPVTQLAIATNNEAIGGIGMFLQSDVHRRTAEVGYWLGEPFWGQGIASRALTAFVDYAFANFDLVRVFAGVFDWNPASGRVLEKCGFTLESRQKNAVFKDGKVIDQLVYVLVR from the coding sequence ATGCCTCCTCCCCTCCAAATCCCACTCTCCCCCAACCTCCTCCTCCGCCCCTGGCAGCGCGGCGACGAACCCTCGCTAGTAAAATACGGCAACAACCGCAAAATCTGGATAAACCTCCGCGACTCCTTCCCCCACCCCTACACCATGCGCGACGCCCGCGAGTGGGTCGGCCTCGCCCGCCTCCAGAAACCTCCCGTCACCCAGCTAGCCATCGCCACCAACAACGAAGCCATCGGTGGCATCGGCATGTTCCTTCAAAGCGATGTCCACCGCCGCACCGCCGAGGTCGGCTACTGGCTCGGCGAGCCTTTCTGGGGTCAGGGCATCGCCTCCCGCGCCCTCACTGCCTTCGTCGACTACGCCTTCGCCAACTTCGACCTCGTCCGCGTCTTCGCCGGCGTCTTCGACTGGAACCCCGCCTCAGGACGAGTGCTGGAAAAGTGCGGTTTCACCCTGGAAAGCCGCCAGAAAAACGCCGTCTTCAAAGACGGCAAAGTCATAGACCAGCTTGTATATGTACTCGTAAGGTAG
- a CDS encoding electron transfer flavoprotein alpha/ beta subunit, with translation MKIAVCVKQVPLLSKVGFDYENKRIIREGVPLEVNVFDLMALDRAVRLKSEVGARVTAVTMGPPQAKDALAHCLAAGADDAILISDRAMAGSDTLATARTLSMALKDREFDLIFCGRNSTDAETGQVGPEMAEFLGWPHVSRVRKLDYDAASKLITVERVTDEGYEVIQCALPAVVTADEGLGKEVYPRRQAIAEAQSRPVEQVTASQLSVDASVFGTAGSPTVVAEIRLLQPQRLGRVIEDPDPVSAARKVVEGLREKGATAAEAVDTPAMRRFPGRQERAVWVMVERSGGQLRQASFEILGAARELAQTLESEVVALIIGEASAQDGEVLAAQGADRVMVLETDGAHVISPSVAATLAGFLHERRPYALLAASTANGRDVLSRVAARLGLGLTGDCIGLETDVEGRLVQLKPALGGNVVAPILSKTTPYLCTLRPGVLEALPAEEGAKWELERLKVDSLAGEPLRLVSSHRVEDARGAELEKAHRVVGMGMGVGGPEGVAVVREAARRMGASVAATRNVTDAGWLPKQVQVGLTGRAIAPEVYVAVGIRGAFNHMVGLQKAECIVAINNNARHPIAQAADFTIVGDWRVYLPPLGEALGKM, from the coding sequence GGGGGCAAGGGTCACGGCGGTGACCATGGGGCCGCCGCAGGCGAAGGATGCGCTGGCGCACTGCCTGGCGGCGGGGGCCGACGATGCGATTTTGATATCGGACCGGGCGATGGCGGGGTCGGACACGCTGGCGACGGCGCGGACGCTGTCGATGGCGCTGAAGGATAGAGAATTCGACCTAATTTTTTGCGGACGGAACAGCACCGACGCCGAGACGGGGCAGGTGGGGCCGGAGATGGCGGAGTTTCTGGGCTGGCCGCATGTGAGCCGGGTGCGGAAGCTGGACTATGATGCCGCATCTAAACTGATAACCGTTGAGCGGGTTACCGACGAAGGGTATGAGGTTATTCAGTGCGCCTTGCCTGCGGTGGTCACGGCGGACGAGGGGTTGGGGAAGGAGGTGTACCCCCGTCGGCAGGCGATAGCGGAGGCGCAGTCGAGGCCGGTGGAGCAGGTGACGGCGTCGCAATTATCGGTGGACGCGTCGGTGTTTGGGACGGCGGGGTCGCCGACGGTGGTGGCGGAGATACGGCTGCTGCAGCCGCAGAGGTTGGGACGGGTTATCGAGGACCCGGACCCTGTGTCGGCGGCGCGGAAGGTAGTTGAGGGGTTGAGGGAGAAGGGGGCAACGGCGGCTGAGGCTGTGGATACGCCTGCGATGCGTCGGTTCCCGGGGAGGCAGGAGAGGGCGGTGTGGGTGATGGTGGAGAGGTCGGGTGGGCAACTACGGCAGGCGAGTTTTGAGATTTTGGGGGCGGCGAGGGAGCTGGCGCAGACGTTGGAGTCGGAAGTGGTGGCGCTAATTATCGGCGAGGCTAGTGCGCAGGATGGCGAGGTGCTGGCGGCACAGGGTGCGGACCGAGTTATGGTTTTGGAGACGGACGGGGCGCATGTCATCAGCCCGTCGGTGGCGGCGACGCTGGCGGGGTTTTTACACGAGCGGCGGCCTTACGCGTTGCTGGCGGCATCGACGGCAAATGGGCGGGATGTGTTATCGCGGGTGGCGGCACGGCTGGGGCTGGGGCTGACTGGGGACTGCATCGGGCTGGAGACAGATGTGGAGGGGAGGCTGGTGCAGTTGAAGCCGGCGCTGGGTGGAAATGTAGTCGCGCCGATACTGTCCAAGACCACGCCTTATTTGTGCACGCTGCGGCCGGGGGTGCTGGAAGCGCTGCCTGCCGAAGAGGGGGCTAAATGGGAACTGGAGCGTTTGAAAGTGGACTCCCTGGCTGGTGAGCCTTTGAGGCTGGTATCGTCGCATCGCGTGGAGGACGCGAGGGGGGCGGAGTTGGAGAAGGCGCATCGGGTGGTGGGTATGGGGATGGGTGTCGGGGGGCCGGAGGGGGTGGCAGTGGTGCGGGAGGCGGCGAGGAGGATGGGGGCGTCGGTGGCGGCTACCCGGAACGTAACGGACGCGGGCTGGCTGCCGAAGCAGGTGCAGGTGGGGCTGACGGGTCGGGCGATAGCACCGGAGGTGTACGTGGCGGTGGGGATTCGCGGCGCGTTCAACCACATGGTGGGCTTGCAGAAGGCGGAGTGCATTGTGGCGATTAATAACAACGCGCGGCACCCGATAGCGCAGGCGGCGGACTTTACGATTGTGGGGGACTGGCGGGTGTACCTGCCGCCGCTGGGGGAGGCGCTGGGGAAGATGTAG